ATCTAAGTTCCTTAACAACAATGATTTCTTCAGGAGCAAAATGGCCCACATCCTCTAAAAAAGAAGCACTCCAACTTTTTCCACAGGCTTCCCTTTATGAATTCTACGGAGCTTCTGAACTAAGCTTCGTCAGTTATCGTCTTATTCATGAAACTACTATAGATAAAGAATCAATAGGAACTCCTTTTCCTGAGGTTGAAATTTCAATCCTTAGAGAAGACGGCGAACCAGCTGAACACGGCGAAGTCGGTCAGCTTTATGTGAAAAGTCCATGGGTATTTGACGGCTATTTAAATCGTCCGGAAGAAACGAAGCAAGTATTTCACGGGGAATGGGCTACAGTGGGTGATCTCGCTTTTATAGATGAAGAAGGGCAGATTATTTTAAAGGGCCGCAAGCAAAATATGATTATCAGCGGCGGCTTAAACATTTACCCGGAAGAAGTGGAACAAGTGATCCTCACCCACCCAGCGATTCAGGAAGCTGTCGTAAAAGGAATAGAAGATGACTATTGGGGGGAGAAAGTCGTTGCTTTTGTAAAGGTGAATAAAGGCAATTCTCTGAACTTCGAAGATCTGAAAAATCTTCTGATCAGCAAGATTCCTAAATATAAGTGCCCGAAAGAATGGGTGGAATTAGATGAATTCCCTTATACGAGCAGTGGGAAAATTGCCCGAAAAGAACTGGTTATACCTTCAAGGAGGGATTAGATGAAGGATGTTGTTATCGTAAAAGCGAAGCGAACACCCATTGGCAAGGTGGGAGGAAATCTGGCTCATCTCCCTCCGGAAAATTTAATGAAGCCGCTTCTTCAATGTTTGACCGATGATTTCGATCCTAATGAAATTGATGATGTCATTTTAGGAAATGTCGTCGGTCCGGGAGGAAACATGGCGCGTCTGTCACTGCTGACAGCTGGACTGCCGATTACGATTCCGGGTGTAACGGTGGACAGGCAGTGCGGTTCAGGGTTAGAGGCCATCAATATGGCGGCGCGAATGATCCAGGCGGGAGCAGGAGATGTTTATATAGCTGGAGGAGTGGAAAGCACAAGCCTCGCCCCATGGAAAATCAAAAAACCAGCATCAATACATGATCTGTGTGGCCCTGAATTTTTTACAAGAGCCCGGTTTTCTCCTGATTCGATCGGTGATCCGGAAATGGGAGAAGCCGCAGAGAATGTGGCCGAGCACTATTCCATCTCACGTGCGGAGCAGGATGAATTCTCGTATCATAGTCACCAAAAAGCGGTCGAGGCGCAGGAAGAGGGGGTTTTTACAGAAGAGATTGTTCCGCTTGAAGGGATCGATTCTGATGAATGTCCACGCCCCAGCACCTCTCTTGAAAAATTAGCTTGTCTAAATCCTGTGTTTAAACAAGGAGGCTCTGTCACAGCAGGTAATGCCTGCCCGATGAATGATGGAGCAGCAGCTGTCCTGCTTATGTCATTAGAAAAATGTCAGGATCTCGGCCTTGATCCGATCGCTCGGTTTGTCGATAGTACATCGGCTGGAGTTGATCCGAACCTGCTTGGGATAGGGCCTGTTCCTGCTGTCAAAAAACTGTGGGAACGACAGAATTTGAAAGAGAGCGACATCGATTATGTTGAATTTAATGAAGCGTTTGCCTCCCAGGTGTTGGCTTCCTTAAAAGATCTGGATATACCTCATCACAAAGTCAACCGCTCTGGCGGGGCATTAGCTTTAGGCCACCCATACGGTGCATCAGGAGCGATATTAGTTACAAGGCTTATTGCGGAAATGCGCAGGAAATCTTTTAAACGAGGCATCACTACTCTCGGAATTGGCGGAGGAATGGGACTTGCCACGTTATTTGAAGCATTTTAAATATGGGGGAGGATTCTATGAGAACTTTAAAAAATGAAATCATCATTGTTACAGGTTCTACTCGAGGGATCGGAAGGAGCACTGCTATTGAGTTAGCGAATAGAGGAGCAGCCGTTATTGTTAACGGAAGGAATGAGGAAAAAGTCGCTAAAATCGTTGATGATATTAAGAGCCATGGCGGCCGAGCCGCAGGTCTGGCGAAATCAGTGACAGAAGATGATGCCGGGTATCAACTCGTGCAAAAAGCACTCAATTGTTTTGGCGGCTTAACAGGGATCATCAACAATGCCGGCATTACGAGAGATCGTATATCTTACAAAATGAACGTAGAGGACTTTACCGATGTGATCGATTCTCACGTAAAAAGCACGTTTGTCTGCAGCACGGAAGCTGCCCGCTATTTTAAGAAAGCAGAAGTACTGGGGGTTATCCTTAATATGACATCACTCGCCGGTCTGATCGGCAATCCCGGCCAGGTGAATTACAGTGCCGCCAAAGCCGCTGTGATTGGCATGACAATGACTATGGCTAAAGAGTTGAAAAGAAAAAATATACAAGTGAACGCCATCTCTCCTGCTGCTGTAACTGATATGACCCGGCCGTTTATAGAAAAAGCAGCATCTGAGGAAGAAGCCGCATATTGGGACATTGGCACATCTGAACAAGTAGCGGATTTCATCTGTGATTTTATTGAGGAGAGAAGCATCGAACAGACCGGAGAAATCTACTCGATTAATAAAGAAGAAAAAGGCCGCTGGCTGCCGCCTTCTTATGAAGTTTTATAAAATACGTTACAATAGTAGAAAACTCATTAGAGGTTGGTGAGACTTATCGAAAAACACATCGGGCAGAGAGTAACTGAAACCTTTCAGTACTTACATAACCACGCCGAAATCAGCTGGGAAGAAATCGAAACAACGAAGTATTTAGCAGACACTCTTGAAAAAAGCGGATGCAAAGTTACGACATTTGAAGATTGCCCAGGAGTGATTGGAGAGTACGGCAATTTTAATGGAGATCTCCCCGTTGTCGGTGTACGTGCTGACATGGACGCACTATGGCAGCAGGTCGACGGTGAATTTAAGGCCAATCATTCGTGCGGGCATGATGCACATATGGCGATGGTTCTTGGGCTGCTGTGGAAGCTGAATCAAGTCCCTGAGCTTACTGAGAAAATAGCGGTGAAATTTATTTTTCAGCCAGCAGAAGAGAAAGGATCCGGAGCGTTAAAAATGGTCGATAAAGGTGTCATCGATGAAGTCGATTATTTATACGGTATTCACCTCCGGCCGAAGCAGGAAGTGGAAATGGGAGATGCTTCCCCTGTCATCAGTCATGGAGCGGTCCGTATGTATGACGTGGAAATTAAGGGGGAGGATGCTCATGGAGCGAGACCCCACCTTAACCATAATGCGATTGAAATCGGATCCCAAATCGTTCAGCAGCTTGGAAAAATTCACGTCGATCCGACCATTCCGCACTCTGTAAAAATGACGAAATTCCATGCAGGAGGAAAGAGCGCGAATATTATCCCAGGCAGTGCTTCCTTTTCTCTCGATCTTAGGGCGCAGACCAATGAAGTGATGGATGAGATTGAAGGGCAGGTGCAGAAGATTTTTGAGAGTGTAAGGAGCCTTTATAATGTTGTGGTGGAAACCACTCATATTGATGCGATTGCAGCCGCGAGGACTAATGAGGAAGCTATTGACATTATGAGTGCAGCTATTACAAAGGCACTTGGAAAAGATCACCTTCACCCTCCGCTGGTTACGCCGGGAGGAGATGATTTTCACTTTTATACGATTGAGCGCCCATCGTTGAGAGCTACGATGATTGGGATCGGGTGTGATTTAAGTCCAGGCTTGCACCACCCGAACATGACGTTCAATCAGGAGGCGCTAATGAACGGAGTAGAGATACTATATCAATCCGTCTTAACCACCTATAAAATTAAGAGCTAGCCAGTCGCTGGCTCTTTTTTATTGGAATAATTAGGACCAGGTCTTAACTTCGGTACCAGGTACGCAATAAAAAGAAAGCGGTACCTGGTACCCAGAGAAAAAAGAGAAAAAGTATAGGACAAAACCATCCATCATAAATTTGAATGATATCGATTTTGCAGCAAAGGGGAGGGGTTTTCGTGGCGTTTTTAGAAATTGATTCACAAACGAAGCTTTATTACGAAGATGAGGGAGAGGGCCAGCCCGTTATTTTTATTCATGGCGTCATGATGAGCAGCCGTTTCTTTCATTATCAGATTCCATACTTTAAAGAAAGGTATCGGACGATCAACTTCGACCTGCGCGGCCATGGACGGTCTAGTAAAGTAGAGCATGGCCATACGGTGGCCCAGTATGCCCGTGATGTGAAGCAGTTAATTGAAAAACTAAAATTAGAAAATGTGATTCTTGTCGGCTGGTCGATGGGAGCTTTTGTTGTATGGGACTACGTGAATCAGTTTGGAACTGAAAACATTAAAGGGATGACCGTCGTCGATCAGTCGCCTTCTGATTACCTGTGGGATGGCTGGGATTATGGAGCGTTTAATTTTGACGCTATAAAAGGTGTCATGCAGGCGATTCAGGAAAATCAGCTCGGTTTTAACAGTGAATTTATTTTCGGCATGTTTAAGGATAAACCAGATCCAGATGTTCACGAGTGGATTTTAGAAGAAATGATGAAGGTTCCAGCTTCCATTGCAAGTACAATTGTTTTTAACCAGACGGCGGTTGATTACAGGGAAACGCTAAGTAATGTAGATGTACCGGCACTGATTTGCTTTGGAAGGGATGATAAATTCTTCCCTGTAGCTGCTGGTGAGTATATTCAAGAGAGGATACCTGGATCTAAGTTGGTTCCATTTGAAAAAAGCAGCCACTGTTTGTTTTTAGAAGAACCCGAGAAGTTTAATCAGGTTCTGGCCGGATTTTTTGAGAGTTTAAAAGAGGGGTGATCGGTACCTGTCAGCCATCAAAAGGAAAAAGTTTCAAAGAAGCTGACGGGGGTATTTAAGAGTAGTTAACTTGCTGAAAAAGGATCCTAATGATTTGTACTCTATTAGGATTTTTAGTTTTAAGGTGAAAATACTGTGCAAGAAGGGAGGGAGAGGACGAAGTAGAGTTAATGAATCCATTCACCAAAAACTCAACTTTTCCCGCAAGTTAATCGGAACCCTGTTTCTAGTTATCAAAATAACTAGGCTTGCAAAAACTTAAGGGTTTCCTATTTTTAGTGAATTTTTTTAGGAGCTTCATTGCTCTACTTCGATTTCTAAAACATTTACCAATGTTGGAAAGGAAGTTTGCATGTCGCACCTGGAAAATTTGGAAAAAGGTATTGAATCCCTTAGAGAGAAAATGTATGGATGTTATATGAAAAATCCAAATGATCCTGAGCTCGTTAAAATTTCACAAGAATTAGATGATTTATTGAATGAACTGGAAACTTTCTTTTTACAAAATGATCATTAATTCTTCTAAACCCCTTTGCCTTACGTGAAGGGGTTTTTTGTGCTCGTCAGGTTTTCCAATTTTTATTTATAACACTTTCAACATTTTTATCTTCAAAGCTAAATCGTGGTTCTTAAAGCCTGTTTGAATCACGTATACATGCTGTATTGAGTGCTCTTAGATCTCAAAATCGAAAGGATGGTTTCATGAAGTGTCCACAATGTCAAAACGAACAGTCATCAGGAAATTTTTGTGGAGTTTGCGGAAGTGCGTTGTCTGGTGAAGTCGTAGCTTCACAATCAACCGCTCTTGTGACGGTGGAACAGGGAAGTAAAGATTCGGCCGGAAAGATGAAGATGTACTGGGATAATTCGCTTCTATTTTTAAAACAGCCGCTCGAAGCTTTTCGTGTGTCTGAATCAGGATTTGCCCAAGGGGTGGCAACTTTACTGCTTTATACGCTCGCTTTCAGTTTAAGTATCTATTTCCTTGCGAACTCTCTTATTAAAGTGATGACTTTCGGCTTTGGAGAGCCAGAGAGGCTTCCTTTTTTTGAAACGAGTTCGAAGATATTTATTTATTCATTTGTCGGTGTTGTGCTCAGTCTTGCTGCTATTATGATTGTTTCTAAACTTATGAAGCTGACGCTCAATGACCGGGAAATCGTTGCACAGTATGGAGCGTTGATAACACCTTTCTTCCTTGTTAACTTAATCGCTGTATTGTTTGCATTAAGCGGCACGGTCACGGCTACTTTGGTTTTGCTTGGAGCGTCGCTGTCTTATGCACTGTACTTCGTCCCGGTTCTTTTTATCTTCAATCATGGGTTTAACAGCCAGTCTCGTTCCTACGCTTTTTATGGAGCGGTTGGCACGAGTATCATTATTTCATTCCTTACTTATTTCTTCTGGAAGTGGATGCTGATTGAGAAAATCGATCAGATCGATTCGTTCTTTAGCGGCTTCTATTTTTAAAAAAGGAGAGAAGAATTATTGGAGTACTGCACAGCATGCGGTCATTCTTTAAATAACGGAAACACTTTCTGCATAAATTGCGGGGCTAAACAGACAGACCACCATCCGCCTTCGCGGCAAGTTCGAGCCTCCAAGAAACCTATGAAAAAAGGAACGAAGACAGCGATCTGGTTTGTGGCAGCGGCCGTTATTTTGATATTCAGCGCTCACCAGATCATTTCTTCTAAAATTGATCCGATGAAAACCATAAAAGCGATGGATCGGGCGATGACAACATTCGATGCGGATCACTTTTTCACGCATGTGAAGCTTGATAAAGAAGCGTTATTAATTAAAAGCGAATATTTGGGATATATCGATGGGGAAGGATGGGAAGAAATTCGCGGTCAATTAGAAGACATAATGGATGGAAAAAAGGGTGAAAACTTTTCAGTTACAGATGAAGACGGCAGTGAATTTTTTCAAGTGAAAAAGAAGCCGTTCCTGCTTGGTATCTATGATACTTATGAAATTCATGCCACGCCCCAGCAAATAAAAGCAGTGACAAATTTAAATCCGGCTACCCTTGAAATGGGGGGTAAATCAGCAGAGATGAAAGGGGACACGGAAGTAGTATTTAAAGCATATCCAGGTGCTTACGAGCTTCAAGGATTTTACGAAAATGAGTTTGGTGAAATCGGTTATGAAGAAACGGTGTTTATTGAATCCAATGCTGAGCATCTATCAGACGTCTCTCTGTATTTCCCAGATGAAATCTATACAATTGAAACCGACAAGCCGGATGCCGTTCTATTTATCAATGGAAAAAATACAGGGAAATCACTAAGTGAATTCGAAGAGCTTGGTCCTTTTCCAGAAGATGAAGAAGTCTGGATGCATGCCGAATGGACCGATGAGAATGGAGAAGTACAGCGAAGCGAAGAGATCAGCCAGTACTATGTGTATCGCGGGACACTCACCTTTTGGTTTGACTCGTATGAGTATGACTTTGATTATGAGGATGATGCATTTCTGGAAGAGCCGCAGGTGACTGAAGAAGTGACCGTAGATGTGGATAAATTTACAGCCGAGGAGGCTGGTCAATACGTTCTTGCCTTCAGAGATTCTTATGAAGCTGCCTTACATGAAGCTGACTATAGTTATATCGCCACTTTCTTAGATGAAGGCAGTGACGCAGCGCTTGAACTGGAAGATTACTTGATGGAAATTGAGGGTCAGGGGTTTGAGTTCATTTTTCAAGTTAACGAGGTAATAGAGGCAGAGCAGACTGATGAGAATACGTATGATGTGCAGACGAATGAAGAGTTTGTATTTGTTGCTCAGGATGGAAAAGAAACTTACTATGTCCGAGTGAAAGACTACACGCTTACTAACACGGAGGATGGACTGAAGATTACGAACATCGACATCAATGAAACCGAAAGAAAGGAAGAGGGATAAAAGTCCTTCTCTTTTTTTTTGTTTTTTTCGGTACCTGGTACTCAAAAGGAGAGCAGTTTTACCAGGTACCGCAGGTCTGAATCTATGTACCTGGTACCCGTAACAGCCCTGTCATAAAAAGTTAACGAAAAAGTAAGAGTGAAAACTGTTAAAAAAGGTAATAAGCATTATAGTGGAAAATTAATAGGGTGAGGGGGATGGGAATGAAAGGAATTATTTTAGCAGGAGGCAGTGGATCGAGGCTGTCACCAAGTACACTCAGTGTAAACAAGCATTTGCTGGCGGTGTTTGACAAGCCGATGATTTACTATCCTTTATCTGTTTTAATGCTGGGCGGGATTAAAGATATTTTAATTATCTGTGCCCCTGATGATGTGAGCCGATTTAAAGGACTGCTGGGCAATGGTGAGTCTTTAGGAATTTCTATTACCTATGAGGTACAGGAAAATCCAAACGGCATACCGGAAGCGCTCATAATTGGAGAAGAATTTATCGGCCGCGATGACGTCACGTTAATTCTCGGGGATAACATTTTTTATGGCCAAGGATTTACGACACTGCTTCGTAAAGCCATTCAGGATCATAAGCATGCGACGGTATTTGGATATCGCGTTAAAGATCCGGAACGATTTGGAGTTGTAGAATTTGATGAAAACAAAAAAGTGGTCTCCTTAGAAGAGAAACCGAATGATCCTAAATCGGATTTTGCGGTGACCGGGCTTTATATTTACGATCATCGCGCCGTAGATATTGCGAAGCGGCTTTCTCCCTCAGGGCGTGGAGAGCTTGAGATTACCGACCTGAATAAACAGTATTTAGCGATGGACGAGCTTGATGTTCAGCTTCTTGGGCGCGGGTTTGCCTGGATGGATGCAGGCACTCACGAGTCGCTATTTGAAGCGTCTGAATTTGTGAAAAATATTCAGCAGCGGCAAGGCTTCAAGCTCGCGTGTATTGAAGAGATTGCCTACTACCTGGGCAATATCGATAAGCAGGAGCTCCGGGAGATTGGAAAGTTTATGTCCAAAACGGACTATGGCCAATATTTAATAGATATTGCCAATAGAAAGCATATTGAACAATACTGGGATGAGATGGACAGCCATCCGATGTTAGAGGTGAGTAAGTATGAATAAGCG
This window of the Halobacillus sp. Marseille-Q1614 genome carries:
- a CDS encoding thiolase family protein translates to MKDVVIVKAKRTPIGKVGGNLAHLPPENLMKPLLQCLTDDFDPNEIDDVILGNVVGPGGNMARLSLLTAGLPITIPGVTVDRQCGSGLEAINMAARMIQAGAGDVYIAGGVESTSLAPWKIKKPASIHDLCGPEFFTRARFSPDSIGDPEMGEAAENVAEHYSISRAEQDEFSYHSHQKAVEAQEEGVFTEEIVPLEGIDSDECPRPSTSLEKLACLNPVFKQGGSVTAGNACPMNDGAAAVLLMSLEKCQDLGLDPIARFVDSTSAGVDPNLLGIGPVPAVKKLWERQNLKESDIDYVEFNEAFASQVLASLKDLDIPHHKVNRSGGALALGHPYGASGAILVTRLIAEMRRKSFKRGITTLGIGGGMGLATLFEAF
- a CDS encoding SDR family NAD(P)-dependent oxidoreductase; this translates as MRTLKNEIIIVTGSTRGIGRSTAIELANRGAAVIVNGRNEEKVAKIVDDIKSHGGRAAGLAKSVTEDDAGYQLVQKALNCFGGLTGIINNAGITRDRISYKMNVEDFTDVIDSHVKSTFVCSTEAARYFKKAEVLGVILNMTSLAGLIGNPGQVNYSAAKAAVIGMTMTMAKELKRKNIQVNAISPAAVTDMTRPFIEKAASEEEAAYWDIGTSEQVADFICDFIEERSIEQTGEIYSINKEEKGRWLPPSYEVL
- a CDS encoding M20 peptidase aminoacylase family protein, producing MRLIEKHIGQRVTETFQYLHNHAEISWEEIETTKYLADTLEKSGCKVTTFEDCPGVIGEYGNFNGDLPVVGVRADMDALWQQVDGEFKANHSCGHDAHMAMVLGLLWKLNQVPELTEKIAVKFIFQPAEEKGSGALKMVDKGVIDEVDYLYGIHLRPKQEVEMGDASPVISHGAVRMYDVEIKGEDAHGARPHLNHNAIEIGSQIVQQLGKIHVDPTIPHSVKMTKFHAGGKSANIIPGSASFSLDLRAQTNEVMDEIEGQVQKIFESVRSLYNVVVETTHIDAIAAARTNEEAIDIMSAAITKALGKDHLHPPLVTPGGDDFHFYTIERPSLRATMIGIGCDLSPGLHHPNMTFNQEALMNGVEILYQSVLTTYKIKS
- a CDS encoding alpha/beta fold hydrolase — translated: MAFLEIDSQTKLYYEDEGEGQPVIFIHGVMMSSRFFHYQIPYFKERYRTINFDLRGHGRSSKVEHGHTVAQYARDVKQLIEKLKLENVILVGWSMGAFVVWDYVNQFGTENIKGMTVVDQSPSDYLWDGWDYGAFNFDAIKGVMQAIQENQLGFNSEFIFGMFKDKPDPDVHEWILEEMMKVPASIASTIVFNQTAVDYRETLSNVDVPALICFGRDDKFFPVAAGEYIQERIPGSKLVPFEKSSHCLFLEEPEKFNQVLAGFFESLKEG
- a CDS encoding aspartyl-phosphate phosphatase Spo0E family protein, which translates into the protein MSHLENLEKGIESLREKMYGCYMKNPNDPELVKISQELDDLLNELETFFLQNDH
- a CDS encoding zinc ribbon domain-containing protein, producing MKCPQCQNEQSSGNFCGVCGSALSGEVVASQSTALVTVEQGSKDSAGKMKMYWDNSLLFLKQPLEAFRVSESGFAQGVATLLLYTLAFSLSIYFLANSLIKVMTFGFGEPERLPFFETSSKIFIYSFVGVVLSLAAIMIVSKLMKLTLNDREIVAQYGALITPFFLVNLIAVLFALSGTVTATLVLLGASLSYALYFVPVLFIFNHGFNSQSRSYAFYGAVGTSIIISFLTYFFWKWMLIEKIDQIDSFFSGFYF
- the rfbA gene encoding glucose-1-phosphate thymidylyltransferase RfbA, whose protein sequence is MKGIILAGGSGSRLSPSTLSVNKHLLAVFDKPMIYYPLSVLMLGGIKDILIICAPDDVSRFKGLLGNGESLGISITYEVQENPNGIPEALIIGEEFIGRDDVTLILGDNIFYGQGFTTLLRKAIQDHKHATVFGYRVKDPERFGVVEFDENKKVVSLEEKPNDPKSDFAVTGLYIYDHRAVDIAKRLSPSGRGELEITDLNKQYLAMDELDVQLLGRGFAWMDAGTHESLFEASEFVKNIQQRQGFKLACIEEIAYYLGNIDKQELREIGKFMSKTDYGQYLIDIANRKHIEQYWDEMDSHPMLEVSKYE